A portion of the Nitrospira defluvii genome contains these proteins:
- the fsa gene encoding fructose-6-phosphate aldolase: MKLYLDTANVKEIQEGAKLGLIDGVTTNPSLVAKEGRSFKEMLLEICKMVDGPISAEVVAIESEAMVKEGRDLAKVHKNIVVKVPLIPEGLRATKQLAAEGIRVNVTLCFSPTQALLAAKAGAWCVSPFIGRLDDVSSDGMALIRQIVSIYKNYDFKTQVLVASVRHPQHVVEAALAGGHICTMPYAVFQQLVKHPLTDLGLKKFLADWEAMNKK, encoded by the coding sequence ATGAAGCTTTATCTCGATACGGCGAACGTGAAAGAAATCCAGGAAGGTGCCAAACTTGGTCTGATCGATGGCGTGACTACCAATCCCTCGCTCGTGGCCAAGGAAGGGCGCAGTTTTAAGGAAATGCTCCTTGAGATCTGCAAGATGGTCGATGGTCCGATCAGTGCCGAAGTGGTCGCGATCGAATCCGAGGCCATGGTGAAAGAAGGCCGGGATCTCGCGAAGGTTCACAAGAATATTGTGGTAAAGGTCCCGCTCATCCCTGAGGGGCTCCGCGCAACCAAACAGTTGGCCGCTGAAGGGATTCGTGTGAATGTGACCTTGTGCTTTTCGCCGACTCAAGCGTTGTTGGCAGCCAAGGCTGGGGCCTGGTGCGTGTCTCCGTTCATCGGACGGTTGGACGATGTGAGTTCAGATGGTATGGCGCTGATCCGACAGATCGTCAGCATCTATAAAAATTATGATTTTAAGACACAGGTCCTTGTAGCGAGCGTCCGCCATCCCCAGCATGTGGTCGAGGCGGCGTTGGCGGGAGGGCATATTTGCACGATGCCCTATGCGGTGTTTCAGCAACTCGTCAAACACCCATTGACTGATCTCGGCTTGAAGAAGTTTCTCGCCGATTGGGAGGCGATGAACAAGAAGTAA
- the dapB gene encoding 4-hydroxy-tetrahydrodipicolinate reductase: MIKVVVTGAAGRMGSRLVSLVKDSAFLTLAGAVESKGHHALGEDSGEVAGCGHTGVPIVEDLSSLMERGEVVVDFTTPAATLGHLRIVAQHRRSIVVGTTGFSATELDELRSVSKQIPCVFSPNMSVGVNVIYKVIAEMAKTLGEDYDIEVIEAHHRLKKDAPSGTALKMAEVLARAVNRDLGQVGVYARKGLIGERKKGEIGIQTIRAGDIVGDHTVMFGTMGERIEVTHRASSRDTFARGALRAARWVVKQPAGLYDMHDVLSLK; this comes from the coding sequence ATGATCAAGGTTGTTGTTACAGGGGCCGCCGGACGTATGGGCTCTCGTTTGGTGTCCCTGGTCAAAGACTCGGCATTTCTCACATTGGCTGGAGCGGTGGAGAGCAAGGGGCATCATGCTCTTGGCGAAGATTCCGGTGAAGTCGCCGGCTGTGGGCATACGGGGGTGCCGATCGTAGAAGATCTGTCCAGTTTAATGGAGCGAGGCGAGGTAGTGGTTGATTTTACTACTCCCGCTGCCACGTTGGGACACTTGAGGATTGTCGCTCAACATCGACGGAGCATTGTGGTCGGCACCACTGGTTTCTCTGCAACTGAATTGGACGAGCTTCGAAGCGTGAGTAAACAGATCCCCTGCGTCTTTTCTCCCAACATGAGTGTTGGAGTCAATGTAATCTACAAGGTGATCGCTGAAATGGCTAAGACGCTCGGCGAAGACTATGACATCGAGGTGATCGAAGCGCACCATCGTCTGAAGAAAGATGCTCCCAGCGGTACCGCTCTCAAGATGGCCGAGGTGCTTGCTCGGGCGGTCAATCGAGATCTGGGCCAGGTTGGAGTCTATGCGCGCAAGGGGCTGATCGGAGAGCGCAAAAAAGGCGAGATCGGGATCCAGACGATTCGCGCAGGAGACATCGTCGGCGATCATACAGTGATGTTCGGGACCATGGGCGAACGGATTGAGGTCACCCACCGCGCGAGTAGCCGGGACACATTTGCGCGCGGAGCACTTCGCGCCGCCCGTTGGGTCGTCAAGCAGCCTGCCGGCCTCTACGACATGCACGATGTGTTGAGTCTCAAGTAA
- the dapA gene encoding 4-hydroxy-tetrahydrodipicolinate synthase → MFTGSLVAIVTPFKNGKLDERSLGDLIEWQISSGTHGIVPCGTTGESATLTHAEHDRVVAFTVEVVRRRVPVVAGTGSNSTDEAIALTKHAKAAGVDGALLITPYYNKPTQEGLYLHYKAIAETVDLPLVVYNIPGRTGVNMLPSTIARLTVCPTVVAVKEGSGAVQQASEIIQRCGERLTVLAGDDALTLPMMAVGGKGVITVTANLLPAKMAQLVNAFRAGRVDEARTLHYQLYPLFTALFYETNPIPVKEALHMMGKIDREMRLPLCPMGNENREKLLHVMKAAGLV, encoded by the coding sequence ATGTTTACAGGGTCTTTGGTTGCCATTGTCACGCCGTTCAAGAACGGCAAGCTGGACGAGCGGTCCCTCGGCGATCTCATCGAATGGCAGATCAGCAGTGGTACCCACGGGATCGTGCCATGCGGGACCACCGGTGAATCGGCCACGCTGACCCACGCTGAACATGATCGGGTGGTGGCGTTCACCGTTGAGGTCGTGAGACGGCGGGTTCCGGTCGTCGCGGGGACGGGATCCAACAGTACCGATGAGGCGATTGCCCTGACAAAGCATGCCAAGGCTGCGGGTGTGGACGGCGCGTTGCTGATTACGCCCTATTACAACAAGCCCACCCAGGAAGGACTGTATCTCCACTACAAGGCGATTGCCGAAACCGTCGATCTTCCGCTGGTGGTGTACAACATTCCGGGACGAACCGGGGTGAATATGTTGCCGAGCACCATCGCGCGTTTGACGGTCTGTCCGACGGTGGTAGCGGTGAAGGAAGGGAGCGGTGCCGTTCAGCAGGCTTCGGAAATCATCCAACGGTGCGGGGAGCGATTAACGGTGTTGGCCGGGGATGATGCGTTGACCTTGCCCATGATGGCAGTCGGCGGCAAAGGCGTCATTACGGTGACGGCGAATCTGCTTCCCGCGAAGATGGCCCAGTTGGTCAATGCCTTTCGTGCCGGTCGAGTCGATGAGGCGCGCACGCTGCACTATCAGCTGTATCCTCTCTTCACAGCGTTGTTTTATGAGACCAATCCTATCCCTGTGAAGGAAGCGCTTCATATGATGGGCAAGATCGATCGGGAAATGCGGCTCCCGCTCTGTCCCATGGGAAATGAGAACCGCGAAAAACTGTTGCACGTGATGAAGGCCGCCGGCTTGGTCTAA
- the lysA gene encoding diaminopimelate decarboxylase, whose protein sequence is MHDFHYREGELYCEDVPLSRIAKEVGTPCYIYSHHTLVRHFRVYDGAFKNIPHIVAFAMKANSNLAVLRLMAKEGSGVDIVSGGELYRALKAGVPPTKIVFAGVGKKPEEIAEALKADILMFNVESSAELQAINEVAASMGVKARVALRINPDIDPKTHPYISTGLKKSKFGIAADRAIEEFKAAAAFSHIKVVGLHAHIGSQLTQVTPFVESLKKVLALVQALAEQGIPLRYINIGGGLGITYSDETPPEPKDLAEAILPLVRDLKCVLIMEPGRVIVGNAGVLLTKVLYAKDGEAKRFLIVDAAMNDLIRPSLYDAYHDIRPVYEAAAHGEKKTVDVVGPVCESGDFLAKDRVMPALNAGDLMAVMSAGAYGFVMSSNYNSRPRVPEVLVHEGQIHVIRSRESYEDLVRGEEIPEFLA, encoded by the coding sequence ATGCATGATTTCCACTATCGGGAAGGCGAATTGTACTGTGAGGATGTGCCGCTTTCGCGCATTGCGAAGGAAGTGGGCACACCCTGTTACATCTATAGCCATCACACGCTGGTGAGGCATTTCCGTGTGTACGATGGCGCCTTCAAGAACATCCCGCACATTGTGGCCTTTGCGATGAAGGCGAATTCGAACCTGGCTGTGTTGCGGCTCATGGCGAAAGAAGGAAGCGGCGTGGACATCGTTTCCGGCGGAGAACTGTATCGTGCCTTGAAGGCGGGAGTGCCGCCCACGAAGATCGTCTTTGCCGGGGTAGGGAAAAAGCCTGAAGAAATCGCTGAGGCCTTGAAGGCCGATATCTTGATGTTCAACGTCGAATCGTCGGCGGAATTGCAGGCGATCAACGAGGTGGCGGCATCCATGGGTGTCAAGGCCCGGGTTGCCCTGCGAATCAATCCCGACATCGATCCGAAGACGCATCCTTATATTTCCACCGGTCTGAAGAAGAGCAAATTCGGGATCGCGGCCGATCGTGCGATCGAGGAGTTCAAGGCTGCCGCTGCATTCAGCCATATTAAGGTGGTGGGGCTGCACGCGCACATCGGATCACAACTGACGCAAGTGACCCCCTTCGTCGAGTCACTGAAGAAGGTGCTGGCGTTGGTGCAGGCGCTGGCGGAGCAAGGGATTCCTCTTCGGTACATCAACATTGGCGGTGGGTTAGGCATTACCTATTCCGATGAAACCCCTCCCGAACCGAAAGATCTGGCTGAGGCGATTTTGCCTCTCGTGCGTGATTTGAAGTGCGTGCTGATCATGGAGCCCGGTCGTGTGATTGTGGGTAACGCCGGCGTGTTGCTCACCAAGGTGTTGTATGCGAAGGATGGCGAAGCCAAACGGTTTCTGATTGTCGACGCCGCGATGAATGACCTGATTCGCCCGAGCCTGTACGATGCGTACCACGATATCCGGCCGGTGTATGAAGCCGCGGCGCATGGCGAGAAGAAGACCGTGGATGTGGTCGGCCCTGTGTGCGAGTCAGGAGATTTCTTGGCCAAGGACCGTGTCATGCCGGCCCTAAATGCCGGAGATCTCATGGCGGTCATGAGCGCGGGAGCCTATGGATTTGTCATGTCCTCGAACTACAATTCGCGGCCGCGTGTGCCGGAGGTGCTGGTGCATGAGGGGCAAATCCACGTCATTCGCTCGCGCGAGAGTTATGAGGATTTGGTGCGAGGCGAGGAGATTCCGGAGTTTCTCGCGTAG
- the argH gene encoding argininosuccinate lyase: MAKSTSAGARASKSASAAPRSGRALPKGKAWGGRFAEQTDRLVEQFTTSLAYDRRLYPYDIQGSIAHCKTLERAGVLTTRESAQLVRGLERVKLELDHGRFPFLPQDEDIHMAIERRLTELIGPLGGKLHTGRSRNDQVALDLRLFLRDVVSRVMGQVQEFRRVLVGQARAHLDVVMPGYTHVQRAQPVLMAHHFLAYVEMLERDWGRLRDCRTRLNVMPLGSGALAGSNYPVDRRYTASLLDFPSVTQNSLDAVSDRDAVVEVLGALSLIMMHLSRLSEELILWASQEFRYVDLPDTFCTGSSMMPQKKNPDVPELVRGKTGRVYGHLMGMLTLLKGLPLSYNRDLQEDKEALFDAVDTTEQSLVLCTELMRRLVVNTTVLAEAAEGGGMLATELADYLVTQGVPFREAHSITGQIVRFSLEQHRPLQQLTLKELQGFSPRFGQDVLLCLTVRGAINRKDQIGGTARRRVEARIKELEKALKG, encoded by the coding sequence ATGGCCAAATCTACGTCTGCGGGCGCTCGCGCGTCTAAGTCCGCTTCCGCCGCACCACGCTCCGGACGGGCCCTGCCTAAAGGGAAAGCCTGGGGCGGCCGGTTTGCTGAGCAGACCGACCGTCTGGTGGAGCAGTTCACCACGTCGTTGGCCTATGATCGGCGTCTCTATCCCTACGATATTCAGGGGAGCATCGCACACTGTAAAACGCTCGAACGGGCCGGGGTGTTGACAACCAGGGAATCGGCGCAGCTAGTGCGCGGGTTGGAGCGGGTGAAGCTCGAACTGGATCACGGACGTTTTCCCTTCTTGCCCCAAGACGAAGACATTCACATGGCGATCGAACGTCGACTGACGGAGCTGATCGGCCCGCTCGGCGGAAAACTGCACACGGGGCGAAGCCGTAACGACCAGGTGGCGTTGGACTTGCGGCTCTTTTTACGCGATGTCGTATCACGTGTGATGGGGCAAGTTCAGGAGTTCCGACGTGTGCTGGTGGGGCAAGCGCGTGCGCATCTCGATGTTGTGATGCCGGGGTATACGCATGTGCAGCGAGCGCAGCCGGTCTTGATGGCGCATCACTTCCTGGCCTATGTCGAAATGCTTGAACGCGATTGGGGGCGACTCCGGGATTGTCGGACCCGGCTGAATGTCATGCCGCTGGGGTCCGGCGCGCTTGCCGGCTCGAACTATCCCGTTGACCGTCGATACACGGCCTCGCTCCTGGACTTTCCGTCGGTGACGCAAAACAGTCTCGATGCGGTTTCGGATCGCGATGCGGTGGTGGAGGTACTTGGCGCATTGTCCCTGATCATGATGCACCTCTCGCGACTGAGTGAAGAGCTGATTCTTTGGGCGTCGCAGGAGTTTCGGTACGTGGACTTGCCGGACACATTTTGTACCGGCAGCAGCATGATGCCGCAAAAGAAGAATCCCGATGTGCCGGAGCTGGTACGTGGCAAGACTGGGCGTGTCTATGGCCATTTGATGGGGATGCTGACGCTGCTCAAGGGGCTGCCCCTCAGCTACAACCGTGACCTGCAGGAAGATAAAGAGGCCCTGTTCGACGCCGTGGACACGACGGAACAGTCGTTGGTACTTTGCACTGAACTGATGCGACGGCTTGTCGTCAACACGACGGTGTTGGCTGAGGCCGCTGAAGGCGGGGGCATGTTGGCGACGGAGCTGGCGGATTATCTGGTGACACAAGGGGTGCCGTTCCGGGAGGCCCATTCCATTACCGGACAGATTGTGCGATTCTCATTGGAGCAACACCGACCGCTGCAACAACTGACCTTGAAGGAGTTGCAGGGATTTTCGCCTCGCTTTGGGCAGGATGTGCTGCTGTGTCTGACCGTGCGAGGGGCCATCAATCGGAAGGATCAGATCGGCGGCACGGCGCGGCGTCGGGTAGAAGCGAGAATCAAGGAGCTTGAAAAGGCACTGAAGGGATGA
- a CDS encoding argininosuccinate synthase translates to MSRSSYKKVVLAYSGGLDTSVILKWLEEVYGCEVVAFCADLGQGEDLKAIKKKAQSLGVKKVYVEDLREVFVKDHVFPMLRGNALYEGSYLLGTSIARPLIAKRQIEIAAQEGAEAVCHGATGKGNDQVRFELTYMALHPQIKIIAPWREWTMRSRRELIEYAERHGIPVTATKAKPYSMDMNLFHTSYEGGILEDPWQAPPEEIFVMSVSPERAPGKAREVEIEYVAGDPVAVDGKKMRPAALLAHLNALGGEHGVGRVDLVENRYVGMKSRGVYETPGGTILHAAHRGLESLTMDREVLHLRDSLIPRYAELIYYGYWYAPEREMLQVALDEAQKDVTGTVRVKLYKGNCTVVGRKSPRSLYRLDMATFEEDDVYRQKDAEGFIRLNALRLAIRAQRKKRSAR, encoded by the coding sequence ATGAGCCGGTCATCGTATAAGAAAGTCGTCTTGGCCTATTCGGGCGGTCTGGACACCTCGGTCATTTTGAAGTGGTTGGAAGAGGTGTATGGGTGCGAGGTCGTCGCGTTTTGCGCGGATCTCGGTCAGGGAGAAGATCTCAAGGCCATCAAGAAAAAGGCGCAGTCCTTGGGGGTGAAGAAGGTCTATGTCGAAGACCTCCGCGAGGTGTTTGTCAAAGACCACGTCTTCCCCATGTTGCGCGGGAATGCGTTGTATGAAGGCAGTTATCTGCTGGGGACCTCAATCGCACGTCCGCTCATCGCCAAGCGGCAAATCGAGATTGCTGCACAGGAGGGGGCTGAGGCGGTGTGTCATGGCGCGACCGGGAAGGGCAACGATCAAGTGCGGTTCGAGCTCACCTATATGGCGCTGCATCCGCAGATCAAGATCATCGCGCCGTGGCGGGAATGGACCATGCGTTCGCGCCGGGAATTGATCGAGTATGCGGAGAGGCACGGCATTCCGGTGACCGCCACGAAGGCGAAACCGTACAGCATGGATATGAACTTATTTCACACGAGTTACGAAGGCGGCATTCTGGAAGATCCATGGCAGGCTCCGCCGGAAGAAATTTTTGTGATGTCGGTCTCTCCTGAGCGGGCCCCCGGCAAAGCGCGGGAAGTGGAAATCGAGTATGTCGCCGGCGATCCGGTTGCGGTGGACGGCAAAAAAATGCGTCCAGCCGCGTTGCTGGCCCATCTCAATGCCTTGGGCGGAGAGCACGGTGTCGGTCGAGTCGATCTGGTCGAAAACCGCTATGTCGGCATGAAGTCTCGTGGCGTGTATGAAACCCCGGGCGGTACGATTCTGCATGCGGCGCATCGAGGCTTGGAGTCCCTGACCATGGATCGGGAAGTGCTGCACTTGCGGGACAGCCTGATCCCGCGGTATGCGGAGCTGATCTACTACGGATATTGGTACGCACCCGAACGCGAGATGCTGCAGGTCGCGCTCGATGAAGCCCAAAAGGATGTCACCGGCACTGTTCGGGTGAAGCTGTATAAGGGGAATTGCACGGTGGTCGGACGGAAGTCTCCACGTTCCCTGTACCGCCTGGATATGGCGACCTTCGAAGAAGATGATGTCTATCGACAGAAAGATGCGGAAGGGTTTATTCGCCTGAATGCATTGCGGTTGGCCATTCGCGCGCAACGCAAGAAGAGGTCGGCTCGGTAA
- the argF gene encoding ornithine carbamoyltransferase, with translation MSRRPRRSTTRAGLGKDFLDLLSIHTEELKGLLRLAAQLKAKQRRGVPHPLLPGRMLGLLFQKPSTRTRVSFEAGMNQLGGQAMVLPMGDIQLSRGETIADTAHVLSRYLDAIVLRTFDHAIAEEWAREASIPIINGLTDLNHPCQALSDLLTIQEKKRRLKGIKIAYVGDGNNVTNSLIEAAAKTGMTIAVGCPPGYQPNRGIVDRAREEARQTGAVIEIGADPLVAVKGADVVYTDVWISMGQEREQAKRLKILAPYQLNARLLKYAKPDALVMHCLPAHRGEEISAEVLDGPQSVVFDQAENRLHMQKAILVRLLGKTSQTRRT, from the coding sequence ATGTCGCGGCGTCCTCGTCGGTCGACCACCCGGGCTGGTCTCGGGAAAGATTTTCTGGATTTGCTCTCGATCCACACGGAGGAGCTGAAGGGCTTACTGCGTCTTGCCGCCCAGCTGAAGGCGAAGCAACGGCGGGGCGTGCCCCATCCCCTTTTGCCGGGGCGTATGCTGGGCTTGCTCTTTCAAAAGCCGTCGACCAGGACCCGTGTTTCGTTCGAGGCCGGGATGAATCAACTCGGCGGCCAGGCCATGGTGCTGCCGATGGGCGATATTCAGTTGTCCCGCGGGGAGACTATTGCGGATACAGCGCATGTCTTGTCTCGCTATCTGGACGCCATTGTGCTGCGGACCTTCGATCACGCCATTGCCGAAGAGTGGGCGCGAGAGGCCAGCATCCCGATCATCAATGGTCTGACCGATCTGAATCACCCCTGCCAGGCCTTGTCCGACCTGTTGACCATTCAGGAGAAGAAACGCCGATTGAAGGGGATCAAGATCGCGTATGTCGGCGACGGGAACAATGTGACGAACTCTCTCATTGAGGCTGCGGCCAAAACCGGCATGACGATCGCCGTGGGGTGCCCGCCTGGATATCAGCCGAACCGGGGCATTGTCGATCGAGCCCGAGAGGAAGCTCGTCAGACGGGGGCGGTCATTGAAATCGGGGCCGATCCGTTGGTGGCCGTGAAAGGTGCCGACGTGGTGTATACGGACGTCTGGATCAGCATGGGACAAGAGCGAGAGCAAGCCAAGCGGCTGAAGATCTTGGCTCCCTATCAGCTCAATGCGCGACTGCTGAAGTATGCGAAGCCGGACGCATTGGTGATGCATTGCCTGCCCGCTCACCGTGGCGAAGAAATCAGCGCCGAGGTGTTGGACGGACCTCAGTCTGTCGTGTTCGACCAGGCCGAAAACCGGTTGCACATGCAGAAGGCGATTCTGGTCAGACTCCTCGGGAAGACATCGCAGACACGCAGGACGTAA
- a CDS encoding acetylornithine transaminase, which yields MPTGELRLNAEQYLMNTYTRQPISIVRGRGTKVYDLEGREYIDFVAGIAVNVLGHGHPDLVLAIQKQAQHLLHTSNLYYTEPQVRLAQTLVEHSFAQKVFFCNSGAEANEAAIKLARKYSYDKYGADRYEIITMTSSFHGRTLATLTATGQEKVHKGFTPLMPGFSYVTFNDLSAVERAITPKTAAIMLEPIQAEGGVHVADRGYMQSLRELCRERDVLLIFDEVQTGIGRTGTLFCYEQFGMQPDIMTLAKGLGGGVPVGACLATDTVAHAFGPGTHASTFGGNPLACAAALAVLRVLLDGKILEQGRRMGECLAKGLATLKERHRCVKEVRGLGLLQGMELDIDGKAVVAECLTRGLLINCVGDRVLRFVPSLIITEREIDRLLAALSQIFSQRTISTH from the coding sequence ATGCCGACGGGTGAGTTGCGTCTCAATGCTGAACAGTACCTGATGAACACCTATACGCGCCAGCCGATTTCGATCGTGCGCGGGCGCGGGACGAAGGTGTATGACCTGGAGGGCCGGGAGTACATCGATTTCGTCGCCGGTATCGCAGTCAATGTGCTCGGGCATGGGCATCCGGATCTGGTGTTGGCCATCCAAAAACAGGCACAGCACCTGCTTCATACCTCAAACCTCTATTATACCGAACCACAGGTGCGCTTGGCGCAGACGCTGGTGGAACATTCGTTCGCGCAGAAGGTCTTCTTTTGCAACAGCGGCGCGGAAGCGAATGAAGCGGCTATCAAGCTGGCCCGCAAGTACTCGTACGACAAATACGGCGCAGATCGGTACGAGATCATCACGATGACGAGTTCCTTTCACGGGCGGACACTCGCCACGCTGACGGCGACCGGTCAGGAGAAGGTGCACAAGGGCTTCACGCCGCTCATGCCGGGATTTTCCTATGTGACCTTCAATGATCTGTCGGCGGTTGAGCGAGCGATCACTCCCAAGACTGCCGCAATCATGCTGGAACCGATTCAGGCTGAAGGCGGGGTCCATGTGGCGGATCGCGGGTACATGCAAAGCTTGAGGGAATTGTGCCGTGAACGGGATGTGCTGCTGATTTTCGATGAGGTGCAAACCGGCATCGGACGCACCGGCACCCTCTTCTGTTATGAACAGTTCGGGATGCAGCCGGATATCATGACTTTGGCAAAGGGGCTCGGTGGCGGCGTGCCGGTCGGAGCCTGTCTGGCGACGGATACCGTGGCTCACGCGTTTGGGCCGGGAACGCATGCGTCGACGTTTGGCGGCAACCCCTTGGCCTGTGCCGCGGCGCTGGCGGTGTTGCGCGTGCTGCTGGACGGGAAGATTCTCGAGCAGGGGCGTCGGATGGGCGAGTGTCTGGCGAAGGGGCTGGCTACCTTGAAAGAGCGGCATCGCTGCGTCAAGGAGGTGCGGGGCCTCGGGCTGCTCCAAGGCATGGAGTTGGATATTGATGGGAAGGCCGTCGTGGCCGAATGTCTCACGCGCGGGCTGCTGATCAACTGCGTCGGTGATCGGGTCTTGCGCTTCGTGCCCTCGCTGATCATCACGGAGCGCGAGATTGATCGCCTGCTGGCCGCGCTGTCACAGATTTTTAGTCAACGAACCATCTCAACCCATTAA
- a CDS encoding DUF2628 domain-containing protein gives MKSCAQCRQENRDDARYCHQCGGAFSADPQAATLEPDQTTTTLTDTELWKAFIGPNADRYLETFKKFSGPSGPQFALTWHWPAFVFEPFLWFLYRKMYVYALIYAIGPAMAFYITQDLSADIVWRVIAGASANYIYFWHAKEQLAKIKAERAGGGEARQQMLGELGGVQPYVVWVGVGLLVLKIGLVVAMLKDGPPDRSKGSPAKPHPASMTQV, from the coding sequence ATGAAATCCTGCGCACAATGCCGGCAAGAAAACCGGGACGATGCCCGCTATTGTCATCAATGCGGGGGAGCCTTCAGCGCCGATCCCCAGGCGGCCACCCTGGAGCCGGACCAGACCACGACAACGCTGACTGATACGGAACTCTGGAAAGCCTTCATCGGCCCCAACGCCGACCGGTATCTGGAGACATTCAAAAAATTTTCGGGGCCCTCCGGCCCGCAATTCGCCCTGACCTGGCACTGGCCGGCCTTTGTGTTCGAGCCGTTTCTCTGGTTCCTGTACCGGAAAATGTATGTCTACGCACTGATTTATGCCATCGGGCCCGCCATGGCGTTCTACATCACTCAGGATCTTTCCGCCGACATCGTCTGGCGCGTGATCGCCGGGGCCAGCGCCAACTACATCTACTTCTGGCATGCCAAGGAGCAACTCGCCAAGATTAAGGCCGAACGGGCCGGAGGCGGAGAGGCCAGACAACAGATGCTGGGGGAATTGGGCGGCGTACAACCCTATGTCGTCTGGGTCGGTGTGGGGCTGCTGGTGCTGAAAATCGGACTCGTCGTGGCCATGCTCAAAGATGGTCCGCCGGACAGATCGAAGGGGTCACCCGCCAAACCACATCCGGCCAGCATGACTCAGGTGTAA
- a CDS encoding 2,3-bisphosphoglycerate-dependent phosphoglycerate mutase: MSRLVLIRHGESQWNLENRFTGWVDVPLSPKGVEEAKAAGKKLADFKFDRAFSSVLARANETLRLVLETIGQTTIPIEKDKALNERMYGELQGLNKAETAKKFGDEQVKIWRRSYDVRPPGGESLKDTAERVLPYYESRIKPYVLKGETILIAAHGNSLRALVMQLEQLTREQVLELNIPTGAPLLYELDNSGQVLSHRYL, from the coding sequence ATGAGTAGATTAGTTCTGATCCGACACGGCGAATCACAGTGGAATCTGGAAAACCGCTTCACCGGGTGGGTCGATGTCCCCCTCTCTCCGAAGGGAGTCGAAGAGGCGAAAGCAGCCGGAAAGAAACTGGCGGACTTCAAGTTCGACCGTGCGTTCTCCTCCGTGCTGGCTCGCGCCAATGAAACCCTGCGGCTCGTCCTTGAAACCATCGGTCAGACGACCATTCCGATCGAAAAGGACAAGGCCCTGAACGAGCGGATGTACGGCGAGTTGCAAGGGTTGAATAAGGCCGAAACGGCCAAGAAGTTCGGCGATGAGCAGGTGAAGATCTGGCGGCGGAGTTATGACGTGCGGCCGCCCGGGGGAGAAAGCCTGAAAGATACCGCCGAGCGCGTGCTGCCCTACTACGAGAGTCGCATCAAGCCCTACGTGCTCAAGGGGGAAACCATTCTCATCGCCGCCCACGGGAACAGCCTGCGCGCGCTGGTGATGCAGCTCGAACAGCTGACGCGGGAGCAGGTCCTGGAACTCAATATACCGACCGGCGCTCCGCTCTTGTACGAGCTCGACAACAGTGGACAGGTCTTGTCACACCGGTATCTCTAA
- a CDS encoding outer membrane beta-barrel protein, producing MTHTRRIQFLCAVFAFLGCLSSPPARSAESQGAHWGFATDLGLWSGTTNDTTFALGFGLDYYMDQNFSFGGMALFTPVGDLTQIGIAGVAKYHLRLNSGFNLVPFAGLGILHADLNRGNGPTKVDRNDTSHFIPLGMSLEYQVGPNIAFSTTLMVNLHRINLSPPVPDDNSSVALLFGIRWGP from the coding sequence ATGACACACACCAGACGAATCCAGTTTCTGTGCGCCGTCTTTGCGTTCCTCGGTTGCTTGTCGTCCCCCCCCGCCAGATCGGCGGAATCGCAAGGCGCGCATTGGGGATTCGCGACCGACCTCGGCCTGTGGAGTGGCACCACCAACGACACCACCTTCGCGCTGGGCTTCGGACTCGATTACTACATGGACCAGAATTTTTCGTTCGGCGGGATGGCGCTCTTCACGCCGGTCGGAGACCTGACACAGATCGGCATCGCGGGAGTCGCGAAGTATCATCTTCGCCTGAATAGCGGATTCAATCTGGTGCCGTTCGCGGGACTAGGCATTCTCCACGCGGACCTCAACAGGGGCAACGGACCCACCAAAGTCGATCGCAACGACACGAGCCATTTCATTCCCCTGGGCATGTCGCTGGAATATCAGGTCGGCCCCAACATCGCCTTCTCGACCACCCTCATGGTCAATCTCCATCGCATCAACCTGTCCCCACCAGTCCCCGACGACAATAGCAGCGTCGCGCTGCTGTTCGGAATTCGTTGGGGACCATAG